TAATTCAGGGCCGATCAGTGCGGTGCTTGTTACGTACGGGTCGGTGTCTTTACCTACACGTGCCCATGAGGCGCGTACTTTACCGAAGGATAAGATAGGATCATCTTTCATTAGCTCAGAGAAGACAAAGCTGCCGCTGAAACTTGGGTAAAAGAAGGAGCGGTACATCAGCGGGAGGGTAGAGCTCCAGTCGTTACGGCCGGTAATGCCGAGATACAGCATATTCCGGTATCCGGCGCGGAATTCACCATACATGCCCATTAATCTTTTTCTGCTGATTTTATCGTAGGCGTATCTGTTCGCATTGGAAGCGTTGTTCAGCGAAATGAGTCCCGGCATGATAAAGTTCTCTGCACGGGTTGAAATAGTTCTGGTGTTATAATCTTCGGTATTATGTCCCAGTAGTAAACTCAGGTCGAAATCGCTGATCTGTTTATGGAAGTTCAGCATGAAGTTACCGCTGACAAAGTTGTACCGCTTGTTGGACTCGGACAGCATACCATTCTGCCAGGCCAGCTTCACAGAAGAGCCGGGGCTGGTGAGACTTCTGAAATTAGTGGTGAAGTTATCGAGGCCGAGGCGATAGGTTGCATCCAGCCAGTTGGTAACTTTTACACTGGTGTATACACTACCCAGGAAGCGATTGGTTTGGTCGGCCTGCGGGTTTTTGTTGATCAGCCAGTAAGGGTTGTCATTATCATCATCCAGGGATATACCCGGGATCAGGCGGTGTTTGGTTCCATCCGGATTAAGCCAGTTTTTCATGTTGTCATTTCTTGGCCACATGATGATGCTTTCCATGTAACCAGTACCTCCGGATCCCCATAAGCCGCTGCCGGTGAGGGTTTTCTGTGTTTCACTGATAGCATAGGTAGCATTCGCGCCAAAAGTAAAGCGGCCAACCACCTGTTCGCCATTAAAGCGTACAGAAGAACGATCGTAGGAAGTGGTAGGCACAATACCTGTTTGTTTCAGGTTAGAGGCAGACAGGAAGAACTTACTGTTTTTCGTACCCCCGGAAACGTTAAAGCTATTATCGAAAGCGTGGGCGGTCTGAAAGAAGTCGCCCATGTTGTCATATACTTTTTCGCCGGGTGCAAATTCGGGTCCCCATGAAAAAGCCGACTGGTCGTTGAAAGTGCCGGTATAGGAAGAGCCTTGTTTATATTTACTTTGTTGTTTGGGAAGTTTGTTAACGCTATTGGAAGTATAGCGTGGGGTTACGGAGATAATGGCTTTTCCTTCCGCACCTTTTTTGGTCGTGATAACGATCGCGCCAGCCGCTGCCTGGAGGCCATACAATGCGGCGGCAGCAGGGCCTTTCAGCACAGAGATAGACTCCACATCTTCCGGGTTGATATCCATAGCGCGGTTGCTGTTGGTGGTGGAGAGGTTGACAGAGCCATCGAAGGCACTGTTATCACCCTGGCCGGTGGAGTTGTTCATGGGTACTCCATCGATCACGAACAGTGGCTGGTTATCGCGCCCGAGGGAGGTACCGCCACGGATGATGATAGATGCAGATGCGCCGGGAGCACCGCCGGAGTTAGTGATGTTTACGCCAGCTATTTTACCGTTTAATGAGTTGATGAGGTTGGGATCTTTGTTTTTCATCAGCTCACCGGATTTGATTTCCTGTACGGAGTATCCGAGGGCTTTACGTTCCTTTTTGATACCCAGTGCAGTAACAACTACCTCGTTGAGTCCTGTTTCTGAAGATTCCAGTATAACATCTATTTTATTAACGCCGCCAATAGCCACCGTCTGGCTTTTGTATCCTATAAAAGAGAATTCCAGTATCTGGCCAGGGTTGGCTTTAATAGAATAGTGGCCCTGTGCATCTGTGCTGGTGTTGACGTTGTTGCTTTTTATGCGAACGGTTACACCGGGCAGGGCTTCCTTCTCACTGGAAACAACGGTGCCGGTAATTACCCGCTGTGCATACACCAGGTGGGGTAGCGACAGTGCTATTAACGACAGGATCGTTAATAACCTGAGTTTTTTTCTCAT
This window of the Chitinophaga sp. Cy-1792 genome carries:
- a CDS encoding SusC/RagA family TonB-linked outer membrane protein, with the translated sequence MRKKLRLLTILSLIALSLPHLVYAQRVITGTVVSSEKEALPGVTVRIKSNNVNTSTDAQGHYSIKANPGQILEFSFIGYKSQTVAIGGVNKIDVILESSETGLNEVVVTALGIKKERKALGYSVQEIKSGELMKNKDPNLINSLNGKIAGVNITNSGGAPGASASIIIRGGTSLGRDNQPLFVIDGVPMNNSTGQGDNSAFDGSVNLSTTNSNRAMDINPEDVESISVLKGPAAAALYGLQAAAGAIVITTKKGAEGKAIISVTPRYTSNSVNKLPKQQSKYKQGSSYTGTFNDQSAFSWGPEFAPGEKVYDNMGDFFQTAHAFDNSFNVSGGTKNSKFFLSASNLKQTGIVPTTSYDRSSVRFNGEQVVGRFTFGANATYAISETQKTLTGSGLWGSGGTGYMESIIMWPRNDNMKNWLNPDGTKHRLIPGISLDDDNDNPYWLINKNPQADQTNRFLGSVYTSVKVTNWLDATYRLGLDNFTTNFRSLTSPGSSVKLAWQNGMLSESNKRYNFVSGNFMLNFHKQISDFDLSLLLGHNTEDYNTRTISTRAENFIMPGLISLNNASNANRYAYDKISRKRLMGMYGEFRAGYRNMLYLGITGRNDWSSTLPLMYRSFFYPSFSGSFVFSELMKDDPILSFGKVRASWARVGKDTDPYVTSTALIGPELTIGGGYRNDLTQGNPSLRPEHTDSYEFGTEMRFLKNRIGFDFTWYNNRSVDQIVSPRVSNATGYILKSVNAGLIENKGIELTVTGTPVRKANLSWDVTLNLSHNTSRVKQLPGAINILYVTDVQVANAKPASFPQGYFMGLSGSKWVTDAAGNLILDAKTGLPTTSTDLTSLIGNREPKLIGGLNNSITYNNFNFSMLWDVRVGGDVYNGTEWLMTYYGLSERTLDRGQSETFTGVALNQTTGKYEPVTKTVVKDEKYYRDYYLKNAPFFVESVNWVRLRSVSLTYAMPAKQLKRIPWLRGASATVSATNLLLFTNYKGMDPETSAAGAGVTGSGSAGFDYAGVPATKGYAVGLNFKF